A stretch of the Haliaeetus albicilla chromosome 17, bHalAlb1.1, whole genome shotgun sequence genome encodes the following:
- the CENPW gene encoding centromere protein W, producing the protein MKRAAPRSTLRRIIKTHKPQLRLATNADLLVHLNFLLFLHRLAEEARTNAFENKSKIIKSEHTVAAAKVILKKSRG; encoded by the exons atgaagcgtGCGGCGCCCCGCAGCACTCTGCGGAGGATAATAAAGACGCACAAGCCGCAGTTACGCCTGGCGACCAACGCCGACCTGCtg GTGCATTTGAACTTCTTACTGTTTCTCCATCGGCTAGCAGAAGAAGCCAGGACAAATGCTTTTGagaacaaaagtaaaataattaaatctgAACACACTGTAGCTGCAGCAAAG gttattttaaagaaaagcagaggctAG